Proteins from a single region of Aureibacter tunicatorum:
- a CDS encoding gliding motility-associated C-terminal domain-containing protein: protein MRRRSFTNSCRLRGWLLFTFLFSSVLSYAQFDYGVFDILEPPNQYVCDPNNISYLETDFEIVAPNFDYTVPVVTSDDQSILPNGNIVVEDLGIVDPKDGTHMYRIKATAVSLGVVRLAITTSMNNDPNYRDPITKEFAVKFGGGKQPDECRLIFSSQLKMPNQTNFNSNLWDLVKDIRGPVIKFFDIDGDGDQDCFVGSTIGSNVTSKIYFFENLGGGQFAPADEFKIVLPEPSECFSNKYHFPAITMGDLDNDGDLDVLVGYNRVNCGSERGGILYFENVTPIEDRNDASKIRFQYRGKNPFGLPDSFGAYFRGQEFNQIFPSLEDVDGDGDLDLFISSGTGSYHYYENHAIDQNTGAVNIASPNWNVNQGSAQAIFRNRVDDPFGLPYRGGNDYGEMPSNVEWDVTTHFVDIDQDGDLDLVWGDTQDRDGDKNGIGYFENFSGKCKVPTFQDAAGNVQGKLLYKDIEYAEVHKFQTVFVGDVFGGEGNNGDGNVELFTGRRGDSGASLSGVFVANQPFSAHLSDNGGALDPEWCIDTEIETVRFIDVAFDLPEGVSVSDVEFQAFTSNQRVLPDANVVWQKPIDGTDRVMITRVPNQTSLNDIRIEMIFKLRDGVNQCPLANNRLKVTQYWKVVNCSEAGDISGKIFEDVDYNGGQGTAFDPLLDRLVNGVRVELYKENGQFVATATTQNDPVHGDGYYKFAGYPVGKYHVRVVNSTVDHPDDPAALPVQTFRMQGDNGALQPVGNRVGGEDPYLVDADENTNNTPLVSLTNNFKTPQSLSTVVIADANGVEGVDFGFSYSVIVNPNSNDQGSLNQFITNANLINGTQTSYFEIRQKGSYQYQPGDDFIIDLNGIDLPEILAPIVLDAFTQQGSSADINYGEHDIRIEIEGNNITGSILNLGDDSDGSTIKGFSLTNNTNGISAISVNSESNSIESNFIGLAMDGLTAKPNLLGITVDSDNVMIGGADLSKRNVISGNMSAAIMMEGDDNVIQNNTIGANKWLNILLNTPQAVPNNVLASQRNVKTRGAVMLEGSGHKVLDNNIAGNWGNGVLINGVSDLEIYGNGIGVINTPDGGVVDMGNGDTDPNVLANQQQSGIFITATNPARSDRNQNIVIGGLLAGDGKKNTIANNVHNGIAFDNDPINGWFASDKDRHVSILANSIYNNGDLGIDLQHSFSGVGDPGQGHTEHDANTIDVNYPVFTLSAIDQDGNVSIQLKGLPADGENDQYYALLFYANDDYRSFSYEDYPTLIDAENQHNDPANDKDVFLGEGRVFLSAIAVTGTQILNNPVFKAPITEFLGGPDVDVQPGKFITGKYVRINDLAIVDQNTGKLKTSLIDQDNYGSYFGASSEFSAVVELTNLPKVKADFNFEICYNNGDYINHDPSVPVTMEVKVTNEAADPGSGIVRPDLPANTINLVWGVYRPIPGGGKARLYHQNLGFITQEIEVGDSYIQSVEIPKDFLVCLQDGDFIEASAYPIIPLDDESAVTTVVEKTDIEACFNLPEQNVLVDPVTICDGEDVDLRLYPVDLDNNPATNDTLRYNVRYTLLDADKNLLNPTVEVVLTHLQNNEREAFLNVPSSLLPQIDYTGVLPPVQESQTYYVLAEYLLPATPCKNDTVPVQITVNPQFRPDDFNFDAKNGVVCALDDDLIIVNGQAGNTNYLYNVYDDANYVNDPSIAPVIQDWSNAIDENTVNAAGYFNGVNTVDFYITARPNPASGLDICDDEITVDTVTFTYQQPNLNNLSMSISPNSLCQNDETPISITLDGLEDTKTYRVFATTPATIEADLIPYIQNQTGQLVDVVNRNSISDPASYPVMVEVEDLAIGRGCKVNWDPNQSIEIEALPDSTLTINSPTDELCPYEDYDLTANLVSFIDNPEMDVIYILRSEDDLTVDLDTWDPQDAADAMVIPGTSLPGGEANFVVFARKKTGNNCEVKMQNGIVVDVKFSPVLPVLTIDPICYPTDTDYLTYVLAVPSATDEEYRISKDAAGNEVVETFVGNGGDYDVDLPIESARISGGEIVFYITARKNGCNGFNDPAQQITIPVKNQIDNMLVVRSDAPQVCLDETSTITVEASQNGTVYTLLQNNIVLETMTGNGSDLSFSEVAYTIAQAYTYSVEASNDGCIDTLENTVIIDVSSIADLTVDVASFDHCVGEDFDVLASQVIPNMEPGVVYTIKNGVNDIVISDPNDQVLISGADLMSNGFFNITAENSVGNACVRTLDNQLEITIIPLPVIEEADIQICYPDDSALPAKAILSISTLSDTEYYLSDVRALKGDPSAAYYDFAGNGGMVSVEVDLDAADLTNLQKTFYLNARNVGCNDYHAAIDMKEVRVVISPKVDLSLNVFGSDAEICYGGDYSLTIENSQQGVSYDVVDQVTGQDIITGVSGNDGDLLIDIPVNGADINGAVRVFQVRATQVGTGCGGDFLLDQEQLTIHPNPDENTNVSTVAPICYNTDYVAGLSEIIPGYDPMVRMDYVVQRQNEVWSQTLSFVPGNPEPQLVIPAAELNSTVNIFTITVTSEFGCSTELINKLSIGVQSLPMTDADVDEISMQCLNVDGRDLVKVNNPTTEQYYFVKDVSGNIVSGVKEYYMGGDLYLDLDPSLFSPAEQGNTHNLTLFTQKDQLCDEVAVIDFDVEVVEESLPAKDIVTIPEICISDLGSYVSAVNFVDIYGERGQIGRTYSLYDDQGNLIDEDVMRTGVPDPHAKLNLTQDWVNDVVDNWKLGIYRFELRGHYQGCEFDVTNINTVHVFEMRVVGVEPLYMDLIEGSKSCLGEAFSGQVLKNMDPAYSYEIRKDDGEFETIDPNTGFVTLDANKFTGLGRPGDVEFTVVATRVLDIDNPNNTQGHNRCEIIFEEKFIVEVMPDPRNIQVEAQSICYSSVTTDDDGSLVTLSKLEPNVEYFLHVNGDVIKFEDTDSDGSDQNVISVRRHGLRPGENGPFNITARRKLTDTQTCNREIDLDRTVTILVTPELANKDQNVTTNPVDGRVCFGEPLEITLPQVVENWQYTVVDFEGNALTEPYPVDVSDASLTLTVPGESLKLYENKLKIMAEYIAEDYIACPDTLDVVVDVYVEPLPDANVKMKAEGTLCSTTAPAVVELTKTNSSYTYYLVNSEDEALTEVEPIEQGKTLRFELDPKYLSDYNNVFRVIAISNSLGCESEISDNYVVVNRELDREAPEFLDQIGNIYETITGAGDGLPINWREPEAVDNCDPNVLVEYEIFEELTGNKVDLRNGSLFPKNVKYIVRYTAKDASDNTSIMEFIVLVSDETFKNNPPIVRDDVYYVRTNESVDIFPLENDTDPDGDLDPGSFKVVGELPDVGEFEYFDDTKSFTFHALDVEPQELSFFYEVHDSTGNQGQAVVYINVLDVDEVLVHNMFTPNGDGVNDYFVIQQAEKYPNSLLRVYNRYGSKVYEKKGYRNDWDGVSNINLKLGDKVLPEGTYFYIFEKNDGSEPLSGYVYLKP from the coding sequence ATGAGACGAAGGAGTTTTACAAATTCATGCCGGCTAAGGGGATGGCTACTTTTTACATTTTTATTCAGCAGTGTCCTTTCATATGCTCAGTTCGATTATGGGGTTTTTGATATATTGGAACCTCCAAATCAGTATGTGTGCGATCCTAATAATATATCCTATCTGGAAACAGATTTTGAGATAGTCGCTCCAAATTTTGATTACACGGTTCCTGTTGTGACTTCCGATGACCAATCGATTTTGCCGAACGGTAATATAGTTGTAGAGGACTTGGGAATAGTCGATCCTAAAGACGGAACCCATATGTATCGAATTAAAGCAACCGCCGTGTCTTTAGGCGTGGTTAGGCTTGCGATTACTACTTCGATGAATAATGATCCTAATTATAGAGATCCGATAACCAAGGAGTTTGCGGTTAAATTTGGAGGAGGAAAGCAACCTGATGAATGCAGGCTTATCTTTAGCTCTCAGCTTAAGATGCCGAATCAGACAAACTTTAATTCCAATTTATGGGATTTGGTAAAAGATATTAGAGGTCCTGTTATTAAGTTTTTCGATATAGATGGCGATGGAGATCAAGATTGCTTTGTCGGCTCAACTATAGGTTCTAATGTTACATCAAAGATTTATTTCTTTGAAAATTTAGGCGGAGGACAATTTGCTCCCGCAGATGAGTTTAAGATTGTATTGCCTGAGCCTTCAGAGTGCTTTTCAAACAAATACCACTTCCCGGCGATAACAATGGGGGATTTGGATAACGATGGTGATCTGGATGTTTTGGTTGGTTATAATAGAGTGAACTGCGGATCTGAGAGAGGCGGTATTTTGTATTTTGAAAATGTTACGCCAATCGAAGATAGAAATGATGCATCGAAGATTAGGTTTCAATATAGAGGAAAAAACCCTTTTGGATTGCCTGATAGTTTTGGGGCTTATTTCAGAGGGCAAGAATTTAATCAAATCTTCCCTAGCTTGGAGGATGTTGATGGCGATGGCGATTTGGATTTGTTTATTTCAAGCGGGACAGGTTCATATCATTACTATGAAAATCACGCAATAGATCAAAATACAGGAGCTGTAAATATAGCTTCTCCGAATTGGAATGTGAATCAAGGCTCTGCTCAAGCGATTTTTAGAAATAGAGTTGATGATCCATTCGGGTTACCGTATAGAGGTGGTAATGATTATGGCGAAATGCCAAGCAATGTTGAGTGGGATGTGACAACGCATTTTGTTGATATTGACCAAGATGGCGATTTGGATTTGGTATGGGGAGATACTCAAGATAGAGATGGCGATAAAAATGGAATCGGTTATTTTGAGAATTTCTCAGGTAAGTGTAAAGTGCCTACTTTTCAAGATGCGGCAGGGAATGTTCAAGGAAAGTTGCTGTATAAAGATATCGAGTATGCGGAAGTTCATAAGTTTCAAACGGTATTCGTTGGAGACGTTTTTGGTGGAGAAGGCAATAATGGCGATGGAAATGTAGAGTTATTCACTGGAAGAAGAGGTGACAGCGGAGCGTCGTTAAGTGGTGTTTTTGTGGCAAACCAACCATTTTCAGCTCATCTGAGCGATAATGGTGGTGCTTTGGATCCTGAGTGGTGTATTGATACAGAAATCGAAACGGTTAGATTTATTGATGTTGCTTTCGATTTGCCTGAGGGAGTGAGTGTTTCTGATGTTGAATTTCAGGCATTTACATCTAATCAAAGAGTTTTGCCTGATGCAAATGTTGTGTGGCAGAAGCCTATTGACGGTACTGATAGGGTTATGATCACTAGAGTTCCCAATCAAACATCGCTGAATGATATCCGAATCGAGATGATTTTCAAATTGAGAGATGGTGTTAATCAGTGTCCATTAGCAAATAACAGATTGAAAGTAACTCAATATTGGAAAGTAGTAAATTGTTCAGAAGCTGGTGATATCAGCGGAAAAATATTTGAAGATGTTGACTATAATGGTGGGCAGGGAACTGCGTTTGACCCACTGTTGGACAGGCTTGTAAATGGAGTTAGAGTAGAGCTTTATAAAGAAAATGGCCAGTTCGTGGCTACAGCTACTACACAGAATGACCCTGTTCATGGCGACGGTTATTATAAGTTCGCTGGATACCCTGTAGGAAAATATCACGTGAGAGTTGTAAATAGCACTGTTGATCATCCGGATGATCCAGCGGCATTACCGGTCCAAACTTTTAGAATGCAAGGAGATAATGGAGCTTTGCAACCTGTTGGGAATAGAGTTGGAGGTGAAGATCCTTATTTGGTTGACGCTGATGAGAATACAAATAATACTCCGCTAGTTTCATTGACCAACAACTTCAAAACGCCTCAGTCATTATCGACAGTAGTTATTGCTGATGCGAATGGAGTAGAGGGTGTTGACTTTGGATTTAGTTATAGTGTCATTGTTAATCCAAATAGCAATGATCAAGGTTCTTTGAACCAGTTTATTACGAATGCAAATTTGATCAATGGTACACAAACGAGTTATTTTGAAATTAGACAAAAAGGCTCTTATCAATATCAACCAGGGGATGATTTTATTATTGACTTGAACGGTATTGATTTGCCTGAAATATTGGCTCCTATCGTATTGGACGCCTTTACTCAACAAGGTAGCTCTGCGGATATCAATTATGGAGAACATGATATCCGAATTGAAATCGAAGGTAATAATATCACAGGTTCGATTTTAAATTTGGGAGATGATTCAGATGGTTCGACCATTAAAGGTTTCTCATTGACAAATAACACGAATGGTATTTCAGCAATATCTGTGAATTCTGAATCCAATAGCATAGAATCAAACTTTATTGGTCTGGCTATGGATGGGCTAACAGCGAAGCCGAATTTATTAGGAATTACTGTTGATAGCGATAATGTGATGATTGGTGGAGCGGATTTGTCTAAAAGAAATGTGATTTCTGGTAATATGAGTGCCGCGATTATGATGGAGGGAGATGATAATGTCATTCAGAATAATACGATTGGTGCGAATAAATGGCTGAACATATTGTTAAATACACCTCAGGCAGTTCCTAATAATGTTCTTGCTAGTCAAAGAAATGTGAAGACTAGAGGAGCGGTTATGTTGGAAGGTTCAGGACATAAAGTTTTGGATAATAATATTGCAGGGAACTGGGGCAATGGTGTTTTGATCAATGGCGTTTCCGATTTGGAAATTTATGGAAATGGGATAGGCGTGATAAATACTCCAGATGGAGGCGTTGTGGATATGGGGAATGGAGATACTGATCCTAATGTTCTTGCAAACCAACAACAATCAGGAATCTTTATTACTGCTACAAACCCTGCAAGATCTGATCGAAATCAAAATATAGTCATCGGAGGTTTGTTGGCTGGAGATGGAAAGAAAAATACAATTGCTAACAATGTGCATAATGGAATTGCATTTGACAATGACCCTATAAACGGATGGTTTGCAAGTGATAAAGATAGGCATGTGTCTATTCTTGCCAATTCCATTTATAATAATGGCGATTTGGGTATAGACTTGCAACATAGTTTCTCTGGTGTGGGAGATCCAGGACAAGGGCATACAGAACATGATGCAAATACTATTGATGTGAACTATCCTGTATTTACATTAAGCGCGATTGATCAGGATGGGAATGTGAGCATTCAGTTGAAAGGCTTGCCTGCTGATGGAGAGAATGATCAATATTATGCTTTGTTGTTTTATGCTAATGACGATTATAGAAGTTTCAGTTATGAAGATTATCCAACTTTAATAGACGCCGAAAACCAGCACAATGATCCTGCGAACGACAAGGATGTGTTTCTTGGAGAAGGAAGGGTGTTTTTGTCTGCAATTGCGGTTACAGGAACTCAAATTTTGAATAATCCGGTTTTTAAAGCTCCAATTACGGAGTTTTTAGGAGGTCCTGATGTGGATGTTCAGCCAGGTAAGTTTATTACAGGTAAATATGTGAGAATCAATGACCTGGCGATTGTGGATCAAAATACAGGGAAATTAAAGACTTCGTTGATCGATCAAGACAATTATGGCAGTTACTTTGGAGCAAGTTCAGAGTTTAGCGCTGTGGTTGAGTTGACCAACTTGCCAAAAGTTAAAGCAGATTTCAATTTTGAAATTTGTTATAACAACGGAGACTATATCAATCATGACCCATCAGTGCCTGTTACGATGGAGGTAAAGGTTACCAATGAAGCGGCTGATCCAGGTAGCGGCATTGTCAGACCTGACCTGCCTGCAAATACTATTAATTTAGTATGGGGAGTTTACAGACCAATTCCAGGGGGAGGAAAAGCAAGATTATACCATCAGAATTTAGGATTTATAACACAAGAAATAGAAGTTGGTGATAGCTATATTCAAAGTGTTGAAATACCAAAAGACTTCTTGGTTTGTTTGCAAGATGGAGATTTCATAGAAGCTTCGGCTTACCCAATCATTCCATTGGATGATGAAAGCGCAGTAACAACTGTAGTAGAGAAGACTGATATTGAGGCTTGCTTTAACCTGCCTGAGCAAAATGTTCTGGTTGATCCTGTGACGATTTGCGATGGGGAGGATGTGGACTTAAGATTGTATCCGGTAGATTTGGATAATAATCCTGCAACAAATGATACTTTACGTTATAATGTGAGATACACGCTTTTGGATGCGGATAAAAATTTATTGAACCCAACTGTTGAGGTTGTGTTGACGCATCTGCAGAATAACGAAAGAGAAGCATTTTTGAATGTGCCTTCAAGCTTGTTGCCTCAAATCGATTATACAGGAGTGTTGCCTCCTGTTCAAGAGTCGCAAACTTATTATGTATTGGCTGAATATTTACTTCCAGCAACTCCATGTAAAAACGATACTGTGCCGGTGCAAATTACAGTGAATCCTCAATTCAGACCTGATGATTTTAATTTTGATGCAAAGAATGGAGTAGTTTGTGCTTTGGATGATGATTTGATTATTGTTAATGGACAAGCAGGAAACACTAACTATTTATATAATGTCTATGATGATGCGAATTATGTAAATGACCCTTCTATTGCACCTGTAATTCAAGATTGGTCTAATGCTATAGATGAAAATACTGTAAATGCGGCTGGTTACTTTAATGGTGTGAATACAGTTGATTTCTATATCACTGCTCGTCCTAATCCTGCTTCAGGATTGGATATTTGTGATGATGAAATAACTGTGGATACTGTTACTTTTACATATCAACAACCAAATCTGAATAACTTGAGCATGAGCATTTCACCGAATAGCTTATGTCAAAATGATGAAACACCGATTTCAATAACATTGGATGGTTTAGAGGATACTAAAACGTATAGGGTTTTTGCGACAACTCCAGCGACTATTGAAGCTGACTTAATCCCATATATTCAGAATCAAACGGGACAATTAGTTGACGTAGTCAATCGAAATTCCATAAGCGACCCTGCAAGTTATCCTGTGATGGTTGAGGTTGAGGATTTAGCGATTGGCAGAGGATGTAAAGTTAACTGGGATCCAAATCAGAGCATTGAAATAGAGGCATTGCCTGATTCGACCTTGACGATAAATTCGCCAACTGACGAGCTTTGCCCATATGAGGATTATGACTTGACGGCGAATTTAGTCTCGTTTATTGATAATCCGGAAATGGATGTTATATATATTCTGAGATCCGAAGATGATTTGACAGTGGATTTGGATACATGGGATCCTCAAGATGCTGCTGACGCGATGGTAATTCCAGGGACTTCATTGCCTGGTGGAGAGGCGAACTTTGTGGTTTTCGCACGTAAGAAAACAGGTAATAATTGCGAGGTGAAAATGCAAAACGGAATAGTGGTTGATGTGAAGTTTTCGCCTGTTTTGCCTGTTTTGACTATCGATCCAATATGTTATCCTACTGATACTGATTACTTGACATATGTTTTAGCAGTACCGTCAGCAACTGATGAAGAATATAGAATTTCTAAAGATGCGGCAGGCAATGAAGTTGTTGAAACTTTTGTTGGTAATGGGGGTGATTACGATGTTGATTTGCCAATAGAATCCGCCAGAATATCAGGTGGTGAAATCGTATTCTATATTACAGCTCGTAAAAATGGATGTAATGGATTTAATGATCCAGCACAACAAATCACTATCCCTGTAAAGAATCAGATAGATAATATGCTTGTTGTTCGCTCTGATGCGCCTCAAGTCTGTCTTGACGAAACGTCTACGATTACTGTTGAAGCTTCACAAAACGGAACGGTTTATACATTGCTGCAAAACAACATTGTTTTGGAAACAATGACGGGTAATGGCAGTGATTTATCGTTTAGTGAAGTTGCTTATACCATTGCTCAAGCGTATACTTACTCTGTAGAGGCGTCTAATGATGGATGTATTGATACTTTAGAAAATACGGTTATAATTGATGTGTCATCAATTGCGGATTTGACTGTTGATGTAGCATCATTTGACCATTGTGTGGGAGAGGATTTTGATGTATTGGCTTCGCAGGTCATTCCAAATATGGAGCCTGGAGTTGTATATACTATTAAAAATGGTGTGAATGATATTGTAATAAGTGATCCTAATGATCAAGTGCTTATATCAGGTGCTGATTTAATGTCGAATGGGTTCTTTAATATTACGGCGGAGAATAGTGTTGGCAATGCTTGTGTAAGAACCTTGGATAATCAATTAGAAATAACAATCATTCCTTTACCAGTTATTGAAGAAGCTGATATTCAAATTTGCTACCCTGATGATAGTGCTTTGCCAGCTAAGGCTATATTATCCATTTCTACTTTGTCAGATACTGAGTACTACTTGTCTGATGTTAGAGCATTGAAAGGGGATCCTTCAGCTGCTTATTATGATTTTGCAGGTAATGGAGGAATGGTGAGTGTTGAGGTTGACTTGGATGCTGCTGACCTAACGAATTTGCAGAAGACATTCTATCTTAATGCAAGAAATGTAGGTTGTAATGATTACCACGCTGCTATAGACATGAAAGAGGTTAGGGTTGTGATTAGCCCTAAGGTTGATTTGTCTTTGAATGTTTTTGGTTCTGATGCGGAAATTTGCTACGGAGGTGATTATTCATTGACTATTGAAAATAGCCAACAAGGAGTCTCTTATGATGTGGTGGACCAGGTAACAGGACAGGATATTATTACAGGTGTTTCTGGTAATGATGGTGATTTGTTAATTGATATTCCTGTTAATGGAGCAGATATTAACGGAGCGGTAAGAGTTTTCCAAGTGAGAGCAACTCAAGTAGGTACTGGTTGTGGCGGAGACTTTTTGCTGGATCAAGAGCAATTAACAATACATCCTAATCCAGATGAGAATACGAATGTTTCAACAGTAGCTCCTATATGCTATAACACGGACTACGTAGCTGGCTTATCGGAGATCATTCCTGGATATGATCCTATGGTGAGAATGGATTATGTTGTTCAAAGGCAAAATGAAGTTTGGAGCCAAACTTTGAGTTTTGTTCCAGGTAACCCTGAGCCTCAATTAGTGATTCCAGCTGCTGAGTTGAATAGTACGGTAAACATTTTTACGATTACAGTGACTTCAGAGTTTGGTTGTTCAACTGAGCTTATTAATAAGTTGAGTATTGGGGTACAAAGTTTGCCGATGACTGATGCTGATGTTGACGAGATTTCAATGCAATGTCTGAATGTTGATGGTAGGGATTTGGTGAAAGTGAATAATCCAACAACTGAGCAGTATTATTTCGTTAAGGATGTCTCTGGAAACATTGTTTCAGGTGTGAAAGAGTATTACATGGGAGGAGACTTGTATCTGGACTTGGATCCATCATTGTTCTCGCCAGCTGAACAAGGCAATACGCATAACTTAACTTTATTTACTCAAAAAGATCAATTATGCGATGAAGTGGCAGTGATTGACTTTGACGTTGAGGTTGTGGAAGAAAGCTTGCCGGCTAAAGACATAGTTACGATACCTGAAATTTGCATTAGCGATTTAGGAAGCTATGTTAGTGCAGTGAATTTTGTTGACATTTATGGAGAAAGAGGGCAGATAGGTAGAACTTACTCATTATATGATGATCAAGGAAATTTGATAGACGAGGATGTAATGAGGACTGGTGTTCCTGATCCACATGCGAAGCTTAATTTAACTCAAGATTGGGTGAATGATGTTGTTGACAATTGGAAACTAGGTATTTATAGATTTGAGTTGAGAGGTCATTATCAAGGCTGTGAGTTTGATGTTACAAATATTAATACAGTTCATGTTTTTGAAATGAGGGTTGTTGGTGTCGAACCACTATATATGGATTTGATTGAAGGATCAAAGTCATGTTTAGGAGAGGCGTTTAGTGGACAAGTGTTGAAAAATATGGATCCAGCATATTCATATGAAATTCGTAAGGATGATGGTGAATTTGAGACAATTGATCCGAATACTGGATTTGTAACGTTGGATGCTAATAAGTTTACTGGACTTGGAAGGCCTGGAGATGTTGAATTTACAGTTGTTGCTACTAGAGTATTGGATATAGATAACCCAAATAATACTCAGGGGCATAATAGGTGTGAAATTATATTTGAAGAGAAGTTTATTGTTGAAGTTATGCCTGATCCTCGAAATATTCAGGTAGAGGCGCAATCTATTTGTTATTCTTCAGTTACCACAGATGATGACGGATCGTTAGTAACCTTAAGCAAGCTTGAACCGAATGTTGAATATTTCCTTCACGTAAATGGAGATGTGATTAAGTTTGAGGATACTGATAGTGATGGCAGTGATCAAAATGTCATAAGTGTGAGAAGGCATGGCTTGAGACCGGGTGAGAATGGACCTTTTAATATCACAGCGAGGCGAAAGTTGACAGATACCCAGACTTGTAATAGAGAAATAGATTTAGATAGGACGGTTACTATTTTAGTTACTCCGGAATTAGCAAATAAGGATCAAAATGTAACGACCAATCCAGTTGATGGCAGAGTTTGTTTTGGAGAACCTTTGGAAATTACATTGCCTCAAGTTGTTGAAAACTGGCAATATACTGTTGTTGATTTTGAAGGTAATGCATTGACAGAACCTTATCCTGTTGATGTCTCGGATGCCTCTTTGACACTCACAGTGCCAGGGGAATCCTTGAAACTGTATGAGAATAAACTCAAAATAATGGCTGAGTATATAGCTGAAGATTACATAGCTTGTCCTGATACTTTAGATGTGGTAGTTGATGTGTATGTAGAGCCTTTACCTGATGCGAACGTTAAGATGAAAGCTGAAGGGACTCTGTGTAGCACGACAGCTCCGGCTGTAGTGGAACTTACCAAGACGAACAGCTCTTATACTTATTACTTAGTTAATTCGGAAGATGAAGCGTTGACTGAAGTAGAGCCAATCGAGCAAGGTAAAACATTGAGATTTGAGCTTGATCCTAAATATTTGAGCGATTACAACAATGTGTTTAGGGTAATTGCTATATCCAATTCACTGGGTTGTGAAAGTGAAATATCTGACAACTATGTGGTAGTGAATAGGGAATTGGATCGAGAAGCTCCTGAGTTCTTGGATCAAATTGGAAATATTTATGAGACGATCACTGGGGCTGGAGATGGTTTGCCAATCAATTGGAGAGAGCCTGAAGCTGTGGATAATTGCGATCCAAATGTTCTTGTTGAATATGAAATATTCGAAGAGCTGACTGGAAACAAAGTTGACTTGAGAAACGGTAGCTTGTTCCCTAAAAATGTGAAGTACATTGTTAGGTATACAGCTAAAGACGCTTCTGATAATACTTCAATAATGGAATTCATAGTATTAGTATCTGATGAAACGTTCAAAAACAACCCGCCAATCGTAAGAGATGATGTGTATTATGTAAGAACGAATGAGTCTGTTGATATCTTCCCATTGGAAAATGACACGGATCCTGACGGAGACCTTGATCCAGGATCGTTTAAGGTCGTAGGAGAATTGCCTGATGTGGGTGAGTTTGAGTATTTTGATGATACGAAATCATTTACATTCCATGCATTGGATGTGGAGCCTCAAGAGTTATCATTCTTCTATGAAGTTCATGATTCTACAGGTAATCAAGGACAGGCAGTGGTTTATATTAATGTCTTGGATGTGGATGAAGTGTTGGTTCACAATATGTTTACCCCTAATGGCGATGGTGTGAATGACTATTTTGTTATCCAACAGGCTGAAAAATACCCTAACTCTTTGTTGAGAGTATATAATAGATACGGTAGCAAAGTTTATGAGAAGAAAGGGTATAGAAATGATTGGGACGGAGTATCTAATATCAATCTTAAGCTAGGAGATAAAGTACTTCCGGAAGGAACATATTTCTATATCTTTGAGAAGAATGATGGCAGTGAACCATTATCAGGTTACGTTTATTTGAAACCTTAA
- the rsmH gene encoding 16S rRNA (cytosine(1402)-N(4))-methyltransferase RsmH: MSDQYHIPVMLSECVEGLNINPSGIYVDVTFGGGGHSKEILKHLDENGKLYSFDQDPDALRNVEGIDSSSFNFIQANFRHIKRFLKLKGVSQVDGILADLGISSHQIDEGERGFSTRFDAQLDMRMDQKQTLTARTIVNEYAEKDLHKIFGIYGEIKNAKTLASAIVSARSEGPIETIDQLKNILVKIAPRNREFKYFAQAFQALRIEVNDEMGALEDLLVQCGDILAPGGRLVVMSYHSLEDRLVKNYIAKGKFSGEAEKDFYGNLIRPLSPVTRKPVIATPDEVDENPRARSAKLRIAEKKQDDKK; this comes from the coding sequence ATGTCGGATCAATATCATATACCTGTAATGCTTAGTGAATGTGTGGAAGGCTTGAATATCAACCCTTCAGGCATTTATGTGGACGTGACTTTTGGAGGAGGAGGGCATTCCAAGGAAATTTTGAAGCACCTTGATGAAAATGGAAAATTGTATAGTTTCGATCAAGATCCGGATGCTTTGAGAAATGTCGAAGGGATTGATTCGTCGTCGTTTAATTTTATTCAGGCTAATTTCAGGCATATCAAACGATTCTTGAAGCTTAAAGGAGTCTCTCAAGTGGATGGCATATTGGCTGATTTGGGTATTTCCTCACATCAGATTGATGAAGGTGAAAGGGGCTTTTCAACGAGATTTGACGCCCAGTTGGACATGAGAATGGATCAAAAGCAAACTTTGACAGCTAGAACGATCGTTAATGAATACGCTGAAAAAGACTTGCACAAGATCTTTGGGATTTATGGAGAAATTAAAAATGCCAAGACTTTAGCTTCTGCCATAGTTTCTGCCAGATCCGAAGGTCCGATCGAAACAATTGACCAATTGAAAAATATATTGGTTAAAATAGCTCCTAGAAATAGAGAGTTCAAGTACTTCGCTCAAGCTTTTCAAGCTTTGAGAATAGAAGTGAATGACGAGATGGGAGCATTAGAGGATTTGCTGGTTCAATGCGGAGATATTTTGGCACCTGGAGGTAGATTGGTGGTCATGTCCTATCATTCATTGGAGGATCGTCTGGTAAAAAATTATATTGCCAAGGGCAAGTTTTCCGGCGAAGCTGAAAAAGATTTTTATGGTAATTTGATCAGGCCTTTATCGCCAGTGACTCGCAAGCCGGTGATTGCTACTCCAGATGAAGTGGATGAGAATCCGAGAGCTAGAAGCGCCAAATTGAGAATTGCCGAGAAGAAACAAGATGATAAGAAATAG